The Chroicocephalus ridibundus chromosome 3, bChrRid1.1, whole genome shotgun sequence genome includes the window AAAGGTTCCTTGATTGTTAACTGTAGCACATGTTCTGCAGTTTCACAGGCACGCTGAAAACCATATGAATTTGTCATTACACATACAATGATTAATAGAATTTGCCCCTATTGAAAAAGCTACCAGAATAAAATTTTCAGTAGTTTCTAGTACAGACTTCATAAACTTGAATTACATGTGGATATAAAGCTGGTGAGTGATTTTCAAAACCATGTTCACTTAATAAGAAATTGTCTTTATTTGTCCACGCTCagaatggaaaagcagaaatgaaataaaaaaaagcttttatttgtattttattccatCTTTTTGCAAAACAGGACTATATATAAAAAGCCAATCAGCATCAATGACATTTCTAGAGCAACTATTCAATATAAAACTATGCTTGCCTACCATTGCAGGTATTGCTGCTGGCTTTTTGCTGGGCAATTTTTTCTCTATGCTCTCATAGACCAAGTAATGAGAGAAAAACGTTTATCCAGCACTGGCCTCAAGAACaagtgaaaaatgtttctctCTCTAAACAACTTCCCATATTAAAATAGAAGCATTTAATGAACATAAGCACTTCAGGAATTTTGAAATTCTGGGAACAAGGGCATTTCTGAATTGCTTTCTTGAAATTGTATACCTAAACCCTGACTAAACTCCATTTatgtactgaaaaaaatcactcttctaAACTCACCATATCTGTTTctcataactttatttttttgttaaaaacatgACTTTTCAGGAAAGATTTCTAGAGAATTTGCCTACCTTCAACTCATCCCaagctgtttcatttctgttacaGAGTATCAAGCTGCAGACAACTGCGTCATTAGGAATTAGATGCACAAACCGTTTTGAAGCAAAACTTTCGATGCGCACATCTTTCAAACTGCCATAACAACTGGGAGACAACAAATGTACGGAAGCTATAGGCTTTGAACCTGTCCAATTAAAAGCAGAGAACAATACGTATTACTGTCATCAGAACAGCTATCTGTTACATTTCATAAAGCATGaacttttttcctcttggctttttaaattatatatatattcttcaaTACCTAACATTTCAATCTACACAGGAAATCACAAAACCAACATGTTTTCAAAGTGCAAGACTTACTGATAGTTTAAGActaaaaaaaagtggtttttttaattcttgccaGATAAGAGTTTGAAAATAATCTACATTTGCAAACAGTTACTATAATTGGATATTCCTCATGCAGCAATCAGTAATCACATGTGCAGTATATCATCATTAGAGCCTGCAAAAGACCAatctcaccttaaaaaaaaaaatgggtttcagACTAGAAAAGAGCAACTCTTGCTCAGCTGCTAAAGTAAGATACAGACAAAAATAAGACAATCCTTACTCTGCAATGACACCAACCTAGAAAGGCTTTCATTATGAGATGAACATTAAGGACAATTGTTTAGCACAGAAAACTAGCTCATTACCTGTCATCCGACTCAGGGGTTCCATCAGAGATAGCCCAGCTCTGTCCACAGCCATTACGTGGTTCTCTTCCAGGTACTGTTTCAAGGATGGATGGATAACTTTCTGGCACACTACAAGGCCGACCTCATCATTAACCAGCTGCTTTCCTACATTAAGCAAACGATTCAGCTCTGACTTTTCTAGAGAAATTGCGTGATGGACTGTTATAGTTCCTTCTTCAGCGCTGAAGAGGTCTCCTGACAGGGACACACAGAAAAGTGCCATCTTGATCATGTTTGAACAACTTCTTTTGACAGTAAGTGGTTTTGCCCATTGAATTTCTGGTGTTTCTATGAGCAGTCCAGGAAGAACTGTAGAATCCACAACTCTTCTACCTTTCACAGGTACTATTACACACTTTCCTAAAACAGCATTAGTCTCGACATGACATGGAACAGTAAAcagaaaagcctttaaaatcaGCGCTGTGAGATGTTCAACTTCTGGTTTATTAAGCATGCAAGCAGGTTTGCTTCTTAATACACTGCGTACCAAACAAAGAAGGGTCTCAAGACTGCTAAAATCCACAGATACTCGGCAACCGCAGGCCTCAGATTTGAGGTAGTCCATACATACACTCAGAAgatgtttgcttattttaatgACAGTCCAAGTTGCAATGTTTAGGCTTTTAAAGTTTTCAATCATACTACAGCAAAGAATGGCAGTAAATAAGCCACAGTCACTGAAGCGTGATATATGGTTCTGTACGGAGGCAGTCAAAACCCTTAATACAGGATGACTGACAGAAAGACGACTGAATATGGCTGAAGATTGTGAAGTCGTACAAACATAGCCTCCCACACCATTGTGGAGCTGTTTGAGTCTACCAGCAGGACCATAGCAAGATTTTAATATTCCGTTTAGCAGAGACAGTGACTGACTAACTGTATCTTTAGTTAAAGGTTCGCTAATAAATAACGGAGGCTTTTTGGCTTCAAGACAAGACATTTTCAAAGTAAGATTTTAATTCTAGCCAacaaaacagatttcatttttacttGGATCTATAATTCATAGCacttaaaaaatttaaagtagtacattttaattattgcagctaaggattattttaaatgtgaaaaggtACATACAGTACGATAATGACATTCCTGTGACTCGCTATGATCTATCTCTTAAAATGAGGCTTAAATCATATTGTGAAACTGATATATAACGACAGCAGTAAGCTATTTCATTCACAACGATCTTCCTTTTTAGCTTCTGAATGTGACCGAACAGATTTTTTTGCAACAAAGTTTACAAGCATGCTTCCAAAATGGACACCTATAAGTGACAGTCCTGCCACAAACAGAAAGTTCTTTCTACTCCAGCTAGCTTTCCCCATCTCTTCTTCAGCAACACTCACAGAAGAAAAGCTCCAAAGCTAATTACACCTACAATAAAAAACAGAAAGGTATTAGGATAATCTTATGACAATATTGCGTAGCTtgaactgttattttatttttcacaaaaaaactCACATAAGGACAAATACCAAATTATAATGCTTTTTAATTGAGGAAACctattaatattatatatattataagcATATAGTACAAAAATCATACATGTTTGTTAATAACTTCAATTCTGACCACCAGTTTATACACTGTTTTACCTGTAGGCCTATAAGTTAAGTAACAGGCCACTATAAACTGGTCTTAATTGTATGACAGTGTCAAAACTGTAGTGATGTTAAGCTGTTTTTACTCGAAAGCAAAAGAACTGAACTATCCAGCACTGCTTCCCAGGCAAACACTGCAGAAGCAAAAGCTTTTATTGTTCAGACAACTTTAAGAAATCTCTCCttctgaaagaaacatttcttactTCAAGACACCTAagatacacaatttttttttagttcttaaaCACTTCAAAACTTAAAGGAGTACTTATTTACACTTCTATGTAGATGTACAGTATTTAGACTTCTCTCATActtgagtttcttttttattgtaaTCACCATCCCTACTAACAACACAGTGTATGTCATAATTATTTCTGGGAAGTTTCGAACCTGAAAGGACATTCTGCAGACCCAGTCACAAGAGTTTGACTATTTtgacttgtttttaaatatccttAAGACCTATAATACCATCACTTAATTGGTCCTATCACATGGGATTTAGCAGCAGTTTGAGATGTATGATGCATTTTTTGGGGCCGTGTAACTACCAGATTAActcagttgcaaaaaaaaaaattctggaagacTAAAACTAGAGCAGCAATACTGCATctgttaaaaaattctcatttattcAACTCATCTCCTGCCTCAAAGATACAGATACAACCAATTAGGTAACTTACCCACAATACATAGCACtaatgctatttttctttatttttgtgatCCCTTTGCATCACGTATGCCACAATCCCAGGTTCTGGAACAAATTCCTCTGTCTTCACTTGGAAAATAGGACTGGACTTCAAGTGAAACCACCCCCAGTGCACCAGCCCAAGGCTAGTTCCCATAACAATCAGAACTTTGTAGTCCTTCCAGATGGTTTTAAGACCCATTGCAAACTGGCATCTACCtaggtaaaaataatttattattttaaatatattctagaaattctttttttactCTATAATAATAGCACAGAACAGATAAACCTGAAAGTTAATATCTTTAATTACAGTGCAGCAGATGATTAAAACACAAAACGACACAAGAAAGTCTTACTTCGCgaacttcaaaaaaaaaggctataaaaATAACCTCAATTCAGACATCTTGAAATGTTAATTGCTGCATTTGCTTCGAGCTTTGGCATGCTAAATCTTAAAGCTTTGTTACTTTGTTATGTTTATCTAATTACAAATGCTACTGCTTCAGATGGTAAATATTTGAAGTCTAAAACAAAGCAGTTTCAAAATACACCATTTTCCCTCCCCTGTAGTTAATAAAATTCAATGACTAACCGAGCTCCTAACAGAATACAAAACTTTGAACTTGCAGGTCAAGGAAATTGCAATGCTTCTGACATCACTTTAAGTTACCCAGAGTAGCAGTTATGCCTGCCTTAGCCCTCTTTGCCCTTGATATTCAGAAATTACAAAGTACAAACATAATAAATACATCCTTGTCTAAAAAGATTGCGCAAGCCTCTACTTCCCATAGGATTTCATTAAGAATTActaaatacaggggaaaaaaggtatgTATACCCAGGTTTTATATCAAAATAACGTCTTGGTTTAAACAGCTACAAAGGTGCAACTCAGGGAGTAAGCGTTCCTACCCTGCCCGCCTTCATCCACCTGACAGAAATTATATGCCCAACTAAAAACCCATCACGCTGTGGGGATTTCACAGCCTCACACCACTTGGCACACAAGAAAAAAACGACTCAAAGAAATCACCTAGCCGGCCGCTACAACCGAGGCGGCCGGCTATAACCCGCTAAGGAGAAGCTGAAGCAACCAGACACTGCTCTGACGGTCGGGCCGGCAGCCTGGACCCCTCCGCTCTGGGTCGCGCTGCGACGAGCTCCCAACCGACCTTCTCTCTCTATCCCCGCGTCCCAGCGACCTTGCTGCGCGGCCGCCTGAGGCGGGGAGCGGCTCCCCTCAGGCCAGAGGCAGCTGAGGAGGACGGGTGAGAGAGGGGGACGGCGCACCTCGAggcctctctcccttttcctcacgCAAGGGGCTCCGGGGCCAGACCCAACAGCCCTCCCAGCTCTCACCTCGCCCTGAGGAGGAGCCTCCCCAAAGCGGGGGGGGGCCCAGCTGCCTGCCCGACCGCCGGCgcctcagctccctcccctccgcgcTGGAGCCCCCCTAACGACAGGGCACCCGCCTCACGCAGACCGGAAGTACGGCGCAGCagccccgcctccccgccggcacAGGGCTGAGGCCGGCGCGCGGCCCTTCCTCCTCTGGTCCGCTATTGGCCCAAACCCTGCGTCACGTGGCAAGCCTcgggcggccgccccggcggcCATTTTGCGTTTGGGCACGGCAGGGCGGGTGGCGGCTACGGCCCGGCGGCCATTTTGGATAGGGGAGAAGAAGCTCCTGCTCGGTAGCCATCTTGCTTGGGGGCAGAGGAGCCGTTAGAACCGTTGGAGGCAGGCACCGGAGCAGGGAAGAGGTACGGCACGACTACGGCAGCAGCCCTGCCGGGACCCTCGGCTGGGAGGCTCTTGCGGGGAAAGGCTGTGCCTTGCTCTTCAGTCTCGCCTTCCTCCCGAGATAAATGCGTGAGGCGATGCcctgggggagctgctgctgtgagggCACCGGCCGGCTCCCGCCGTGCCTCCCTCAGGCGCCGCCTCGGCTGGTTCCCTCCTgcgccgccccctcccggcccggcGAGGTGCGAGCCTCCAGAGCACCGGCGGGCtcaaaaatacatatatctctctgctttttcttccttgcttaacTCCCGTTGCAGGCATTCTGCTTCACTTCTTCATGCACCTGTCTGAGCCTTCCTGCAGGCGCACACAGTTGCCGTGACCAAAGTAATTCTTCTTGTTATGAACACTGCATTCAGCTGTtccacaaattttttttttaaaaataacattcagtAATGCAAAAAGATAATAGCTAGCACCTGTCTGTAATAAGTACTCTGACATTCCTCAGAGACTCTCTTTCCTCTAGGTCTATGCAGTTGTGTGGTGAATGGGGAacatttttgaaagtgaattgTTGAACTTTAAAGGTGAATTGTCAGTTCATGAATGAAGTTCATTGTAAATTACAATGTTATTGTAAATAACAATGAGCTAAAAACATGCTAACCTGTTGGAGGAGTAAAGGTTAAGCAGAGAAATTGGGAATAGTGGGCCTAAAAATCCTGAGACTGCAAAATGTGAAGATTCTGGTATGTCTTGCCAGAACTAGAAATGCTTTACTAAATCTGTGAATTGCTGAGTTTaggaatttttaaattctttttttaaaagaattttaaa containing:
- the MKKS gene encoding molecular chaperone MKKS yields the protein MSCLEAKKPPLFISEPLTKDTVSQSLSLLNGILKSCYGPAGRLKQLHNGVGGYVCTTSQSSAIFSRLSVSHPVLRVLTASVQNHISRFSDCGLFTAILCCSMIENFKSLNIATWTVIKISKHLLSVCMDYLKSEACGCRVSVDFSSLETLLCLVRSVLRSKPACMLNKPEVEHLTALILKAFLFTVPCHVETNAVLGKCVIVPVKGRRVVDSTVLPGLLIETPEIQWAKPLTVKRSCSNMIKMALFCVSLSGDLFSAEEGTITVHHAISLEKSELNRLLNVGKQLVNDEVGLVVCQKVIHPSLKQYLEENHVMAVDRAGLSLMEPLSRMTGSKPIASVHLLSPSCYGSLKDVRIESFASKRFVHLIPNDAVVCSLILCNRNETAWDELKRACETAEHVLQLTIKEPLALLGGGCTETHLASYIRHKSCSLPTSSFKDLDCSRTQYQLVADGFCRSLESVACSLNHDDGEILTDMVYGHCWFVPSGFPSVSNWSDLVSKCGCGINGNTENLNWRLLQGQFGSPIIQGCPKDPTGKVADFLTLDCFAAKCSGLQVALETANMILDLSYVIEDQN
- the LOC134514008 gene encoding uncharacterized LOC128706666 homolog: MGKASWSRKNFLFVAGLSLIGVHFGSMLVNFVAKKSVRSHSEAKKEDRCE
- the LOC134514007 gene encoding uncharacterized LOC128706665 homolog produces the protein MGLKTIWKDYKVLIVMGTSLGLVHWGWFHLKSSPIFQVKTEEFVPEPGIVAYVMQRDHKNKEK